In Brachyhypopomus gauderio isolate BG-103 chromosome 11, BGAUD_0.2, whole genome shotgun sequence, a single genomic region encodes these proteins:
- the gdpd2 gene encoding glycerophosphoinositol inositolphosphodiesterase GDPD2: MCSRNVLHVCVRGTYSCSCERSEGSKHRCAWCWSIFTGLTSLATVGWLYFCFVAYNDSNGFNGKAFDALRVWVNWYNGCLILSAVLALYCLMLLLLSLLLFAIKEPLDLHCLHKVLLTVGLVIVALGIAAVCRFWTEEWKVVRLSLQATGPFLHLAAVTALTIISWLVFQKCHRAQRSVSKILIIVAFIAVIIMVFLSPLTIKSACICDKLPPKPGLVAHRGAPVLAPENTMMSFSKSVGCGVVAFETDVQLSKDMVPFLMHDSGTQFLQRTTNVEAVFPNRTFDSSRDITWKELQELNAGGWFVKTDPFWSVSSLSEEEKTAAQNQMIPSFTHLLELSNKHNIPLIFDLKNDQHGSCGDVVKTIQDSGISQHLIWWLHSTHRECSKKEYPDFQHVYADRTSMDSDGGSWLNMQFSELSTEEISDLRSSNVTVNLWTVNERWLFSLLWCAGVTSVTTNTCHVLKDMTQPDWHLTPLVYRVIWITADLVSLVLMSIIFIFQRKTQARSHIFLLESERRIPLLSI, translated from the exons ATGTGTTCGAGGAACGTGCTCCATGTCTGCGTCCGAGGAACCTACAGCTGCAGCTGTGAGCGGTCGGAGGGAAGCAAgcacaga TGTGCGTGGTGCTGGTCCATCTTCACGGGTCTGACGTCCCTCGCCACTGTGGGCTGGCTctacttttgttttgttgcgtaCAATGACAGCAACGGTTTCAACGG AAAAGCGTTCGATGCGTTGAGAGTGTGGGTGAACTGGTACAACGGCTGTCTCATCCTGTCAGCAGTGCTGGCGTTATACTGCCTTATGCTCTTG CTACTTTCTCTGCTGCTGTTTGCCATAAAGGAACCGTTGGACCTACACTGCTTGCATAAG GTGCTGCTGACGGTGGGTCTGGTTATCGTGGCGCTGGGCATAGCAGCCGTATGTCGGTTTTGGACAGAAGAGTGGAAAGTGGTCCGACTGTCACTGCAG GCCACGGGGCCCTTCCTGCACCTCGCAGCCGTGACTGCCCTGACCATCATCAGCTGGTTGGTGTTCCAGAAATGCCACAGAGCTCAGCGATCAG TTTCGAAGATCCTCATAATTGTGGCATTTATAGCAGTTATTATCATGGTTTTCCTCAGTCCCTTGACCATTAAATCTGCCTGCATTTGTGACAAGCTGCCCCCCAAACCGGGTCTGGTTGCACACCGCGGGGCTCCTGTG TTGGCCCCAGAGAACACGATGATGTCATTCAGTAAGAGCGTCGGGTGCGGTGTCGTAGCCTTTGAGACAGATGTCCAGCTAAG CAAGGACATGGTGCCTTTTCTTATGCACGACAGTGGTACACAGTTTCTGCAAAGGACCACTAACGTGGAGGCAGTATTTCCCAACCGAACATTCGACAGCAGCAGAGACATCACCTGGAAGGAACTGCAGGAGCTGAATGCTGGTGGCTGGTTTGTGAAG ACAGACCCGTTTTGGTCAGTGTCCTCGCTTTCAGAGGAGGAAAAGACAGCTGCCCAGAACCAGATGATTCCATCCTTCACACATCTCCTAGAACTTTCCAATAAACACAATATCCCCCTCATCTTCGACTTAAAGAATGACCAACATGGTAGCTGCGGTGACGTAGTGAAGACCATCCAGGACTCTGGCATCTCACAGCACTTG ATATGGTGGCTTCATTCTACACACAGGGAATGTAGTAAAAAGGAATATCCAGATTTTCAACACGTCTATGCTGATCGAACATCAATGGACAGTGATGGCGGATCCTGGCTGAATATGCAGTTCAGTGAACTGAGTACGGAGGAAATTAG tgaccTGCGGAGCTCCAACGTGACGGTGAACCTGTGGACGGTGAATGAACGCTggctcttctctctgctctggtGTGCAGGAGTCACCTCAGTGACCACCAACACCTGCCACGTCCTCAAAGACATGACCCAGCCCGACTGGCACCTG ACACCTCTTGTGTACAGGGTGATATGGATCACTGCTGACCTGGTCTCACTGGTTTTGATGTCCATAATCTTTATTTTTCAAAG GAAAACACAAGCAAGAAGTCACATTTTCCTGCTGGAATCGGAGAGAAGGATACCCCTTCTTAGCATCTGA